A stretch of the Campylobacter sp. 19-13652 genome encodes the following:
- a CDS encoding HU family DNA-binding protein, whose amino-acid sequence MKKAEFIQAVAEKAGLSKKDTLKVVDATLEVIEDTLVAGDNVSFIGFGTFDVSERAARKARVPGTDKTIDVPASKAVKFKVGKKLKDAVAASKKAKKK is encoded by the coding sequence ATGAAAAAAGCTGAGTTTATCCAAGCTGTTGCCGAGAAGGCAGGACTATCTAAAAAAGACACCCTAAAAGTAGTCGACGCTACATTAGAGGTTATCGAAGATACATTAGTAGCTGGCGATAATGTAAGTTTTATCGGTTTTGGCACTTTTGATGTATCTGAAAGAGCTGCTCGTAAAGCTCGTGTGCCAGGCACTGATAAGACAATAGATGTTCCAGCTAGCAAAGCTGTTAAATTTAAAGTAGGCAAGAAGCTAAAAGACGCTGTTGCTGCTTCTAAAAAAGCTAAGAAAAAGTAA
- a CDS encoding YaaA family protein: protein MRVLFSPSEAKVFDVSDVALNVDCFSFPSLFEFRKEAINLYNSVINSGNTDEILSMFGTKHIDEDLLCDLGTKGCLKAILRYDGVAYAALKYRLLDEAAKEWIDKNVMIFSNLFGPVLASDLLPYYKLKQGERVRGVALESFYAKHFSKAIDEWLLGEDVLDLRAGFYAKFYKLKQPYITFKFISEGKVVSHYAKHYRGEVLQAMAKNEVKNTDDLMGLKLENLALKEIIKSGLKTEVVLEIVKNS, encoded by the coding sequence ATGAGAGTTTTGTTTTCGCCTAGTGAGGCTAAAGTCTTTGATGTGAGCGATGTTGCTTTAAACGTAGATTGCTTTAGCTTTCCTTCTTTATTTGAGTTTCGCAAGGAGGCTATAAATTTATATAATAGCGTTATAAATAGCGGCAATACTGACGAGATTTTATCTATGTTTGGTACAAAGCATATAGATGAGGATTTGCTCTGTGATTTAGGAACAAAAGGCTGTTTGAAGGCTATATTAAGGTATGATGGGGTGGCGTATGCAGCGCTTAAATATCGCTTACTAGATGAGGCAGCTAAGGAGTGGATAGATAAAAACGTGATGATATTTTCAAATTTATTTGGACCAGTTTTAGCGTCTGATTTGCTTCCTTATTATAAACTTAAGCAGGGTGAAAGGGTGCGCGGAGTGGCACTTGAGAGCTTTTACGCAAAGCATTTTAGCAAGGCGATTGACGAGTGGCTTTTGGGTGAAGACGTGCTGGATTTAAGGGCTGGATTTTACGCAAAATTTTACAAACTTAAACAGCCCTATATTACGTTTAAATTTATAAGTGAAGGAAAGGTTGTTAGCCACTATGCAAAGCATTATAGAGGTGAAGTTTTGCAAGCTATGGCTAAAAATGAGGTAAAAAATACTGATGATCTCATGGGGTTAAAACTTGAAAATTTAGCTTTAAAGGAGATTATAAAGAGTGGTTTAAAGACTGAAGTAGTGCTAGAAATAGTCAAAAATAGCTAA
- a CDS encoding flagellin, whose protein sequence is MRITTQMKFQKSVADYQYGMSQIQKYNNQISSGTKISNSFEDASVYNDGMRLDYEIVSLEQVVDATQKSVNFSQNSDQSLQEFSKQLERFKVKLAQAASDVHDVTSRMAIAQDLEGIRDYLINIANTSINGQFLFSGSTVNIKPINGNGDYMGNDETMKAKAGSQIDLPFNISGKELFKGTDTDYRRHLTTNVSLIDQTKKDSDDAPKFLTESSRIVDMIGKNYIIPKDREKINYDYDFLPNEQNKYPDTFFYLQGRKPDGTSFTSKFQLTSDTTIQGLMDKIGREFGNDERDKVVDVTLNADGQINVTDLTRGNNFIDFHLVAATEQVNDKESAAQTVKDDVAFYQNKAANSKRSIADSNSLQALEENVKKYQNDPANRIYVMDFTQNAYKDMTGNETNAYDFDKVRFNAQDSKLTSNISQVIRSNNKYATEDTPLAMTAGTNTLYKDVRGNDIAGLYNIDGESIKINVKSRSGEVYDLTVRFTADGAKLDYTTNVKNGAGQYVPLPTRSETGITIMQSNEFMTRAHNNNATAHSTPNREFTYRQLNDIIAMAASGRIEQLQKDNYDSYAANIIAAKDSVDVRLNEFGKIELIDKSLSVTPIELSVYSGKETTEAVIVRYENGIAITENVNTRFKGDSTTGQGRGSTFSFMENNAIEIDEPSIDIFKDLNKMIEAVKGGYYRASNEHKDPRNTGIQGALERIDHIMDHIHKQETVLGSYTNSLKDTQHRAEIMIVNVSSVKSDLVDTDYGKAYLALNQHMMAYQAILQASAKINQLSLLNYM, encoded by the coding sequence ATGCGAATTACCACACAGATGAAATTTCAAAAATCCGTAGCAGATTACCAGTACGGAATGAGCCAAATCCAAAAGTACAATAATCAAATCTCAAGCGGAACAAAGATAAGCAACTCATTTGAAGATGCGTCTGTGTATAATGACGGAATGAGGCTTGATTACGAGATAGTCTCGCTAGAGCAGGTGGTCGACGCTACGCAAAAATCTGTAAATTTTAGCCAAAACTCAGACCAATCATTGCAAGAGTTTAGCAAGCAGCTTGAACGCTTCAAAGTCAAGCTAGCCCAAGCTGCATCTGACGTACATGACGTAACCTCTCGTATGGCTATAGCGCAGGATTTAGAGGGCATTAGAGACTACCTTATAAATATAGCAAACACCTCCATAAATGGGCAATTTCTCTTTTCTGGTAGCACAGTAAATATAAAGCCTATAAATGGAAATGGCGATTATATGGGAAACGACGAGACTATGAAAGCCAAAGCTGGCTCACAGATAGATCTGCCGTTTAATATAAGCGGTAAGGAGCTATTTAAAGGTACCGACACCGACTACCGCAGACATCTAACCACAAACGTAAGCCTCATAGATCAGACAAAAAAAGACTCAGACGATGCGCCAAAATTTCTAACAGAAAGCAGCCGCATAGTCGACATGATCGGCAAAAACTATATCATACCAAAAGATAGAGAAAAGATAAACTACGATTATGATTTTTTACCAAATGAACAAAATAAATACCCAGATACGTTTTTTTACCTGCAGGGCAGAAAGCCTGATGGCACTAGCTTTACTAGCAAATTTCAGCTTACTTCAGATACGACAATACAAGGACTCATGGATAAAATAGGTAGGGAATTTGGTAACGATGAACGAGATAAAGTAGTCGACGTAACACTAAATGCCGACGGACAAATAAATGTAACAGATCTAACACGTGGAAATAACTTCATAGACTTTCATCTAGTAGCAGCCACTGAACAGGTAAACGACAAAGAAAGCGCAGCTCAAACCGTTAAGGATGACGTAGCGTTTTACCAAAATAAAGCGGCTAATAGCAAACGCTCAATAGCAGACTCAAATAGCCTGCAAGCCTTAGAGGAAAACGTAAAAAAATATCAAAATGACCCTGCAAATAGAATTTACGTCATGGATTTTACACAAAATGCCTACAAGGATATGACAGGCAACGAAACAAACGCTTATGATTTTGATAAAGTCCGATTTAATGCACAAGACAGCAAGCTAACAAGCAACATCTCTCAAGTTATAAGATCAAATAATAAATACGCCACAGAAGACACCCCACTAGCAATGACTGCTGGGACAAATACGCTCTATAAAGACGTGCGTGGCAACGACATAGCTGGGCTTTATAACATAGACGGAGAGTCCATAAAAATAAATGTAAAATCAAGAAGTGGCGAAGTATACGACCTAACTGTTAGATTTACAGCTGATGGAGCAAAGCTTGATTATACTACAAATGTAAAAAATGGCGCAGGTCAATACGTGCCTTTACCAACTCGTTCTGAGACTGGTATAACTATAATGCAAAGTAATGAATTTATGACTAGGGCGCATAATAATAATGCCACAGCTCACTCCACGCCAAATAGAGAATTTACATACAGGCAGTTAAATGACATCATCGCTATGGCTGCAAGTGGACGCATAGAGCAGTTGCAAAAAGATAACTACGATAGCTATGCCGCAAACATAATCGCAGCAAAAGATAGCGTAGATGTACGGCTAAATGAATTTGGCAAGATAGAGCTAATAGACAAAAGTCTATCCGTAACTCCTATTGAACTATCTGTTTATAGCGGCAAAGAGACAACTGAAGCAGTAATTGTCAGGTATGAAAATGGCATAGCCATAACAGAAAACGTAAACACCCGCTTTAAAGGCGACTCTACCACAGGGCAGGGCAGGGGCTCAACATTTAGTTTTATGGAAAATAATGCCATAGAAATAGACGAGCCGAGCATAGATATTTTTAAAGACTTAAACAAAATGATAGAGGCGGTAAAAGGTGGCTATTACCGCGCAAGCAACGAGCATAAAGACCCTAGAAATACTGGGATTCAGGGTGCACTTGAGCGGATTGATCATATAATGGATCATATCCATAAGCAAGAGACGGTGCTAGGTTCGTATACTAACTCCCTAAAAGACACCCAGCACCGCGCAGAAATCATGATAGTAAACGTCTCAAGCGTAAAATCTGATCTAGTGGATACAGATTATGGCAAAGCCTATCTAGCACTAAATCAGCACATGATGGCGTATCAAGCCATACTACAAGCCAGCGCAAAGATAAACCAACTAAGCTTGCTAAACTATATGTAA
- a CDS encoding type II secretion system protein — protein sequence MIKFNATKRAFSLLEIIIAIVILGTLLFMALPKFYIGQDDAKLALAKSQVAAVISGISVYHSNAILSNQKSTYPNLKSSDSRLFQSVIKGGIASDNTEGWRAIDDTTFIYSLAGERAVFSYDPISGDFDCAPENSDRKGLCKALLE from the coding sequence ATGATAAAATTTAATGCGACAAAAAGGGCATTTTCTCTTTTGGAGATAATTATTGCGATAGTGATTTTAGGCACCTTGCTTTTTATGGCGCTTCCTAAGTTTTACATAGGGCAGGATGACGCAAAGCTAGCCCTCGCAAAATCTCAAGTCGCTGCAGTAATCTCAGGTATATCAGTCTATCACTCAAACGCAATTTTAAGTAATCAAAAAAGTACCTACCCAAATCTAAAAAGCTCAGACTCAAGACTTTTTCAAAGCGTGATAAAAGGCGGAATAGCAAGTGATAATACCGAGGGCTGGAGAGCCATTGACGATACGACTTTTATCTACTCTTTAGCAGGAGAGCGTGCGGTATTTAGCTATGACCCAATTAGTGGAGATTTTGATTGCGCCCCAGAAAATAGCGACAGGAAGGGGCTTTGCAAGGCTTTGCTTGAGTAA
- a CDS encoding primosomal protein N', giving the protein MSNFYKVAILGRSLGLLTYHSDEEIAEFCEVIVPLQRSKVKGYVINKCEKPEFKTLAIQQVTGEFLLPHQIELAKFISYYYTAPIAISLGLFEPTNGSLALELTQKSIITPTLSQNQNEAFKFIKAHNSSLLFGDTGSGKSEIYISVIAEAIKDKKTALFLMPEISLTPQMSKRLKAHFGDSVAIWHSKVSPKNKQKILKGIQSGEIALVAGARSALFLPMPNLGLIIVDEEHDDSYKSATARPHYNARDLALYLSQKQDIQVVLGSATPSITSAAKLPTFRLKGTYHKSEKSYIFDDSETGLSQALLGEIAKSLAQKRQVIICVPTRANFKYLICKSCSNTIKCPFCAVGMSLYKNTNKLKCQYCGYTEAKPTTCSACGSNMIEAKKIGTEEIMQRLKEQFAGARIAKFDRDEITTQKKLESALKDFNEHKIDILVGTQMLSKGHDYHNVDLAVIAGIDELLNYPDFRARERTLALAMQVAGRAGRAGQGRVVVQTRQPEFFASYINDYDKFIADETIFRNPLYPPFARLLRIIITHKDSSLAENIMLECVKTTKAYEDIELIGYGKCAIEYIGGIYRFEILLRASSHQSLLSLARGCDKPNIDIDIDPINFS; this is encoded by the coding sequence TTGAGTAATTTTTATAAAGTAGCCATACTAGGCAGAAGTCTTGGACTACTCACCTACCACAGCGATGAGGAGATAGCTGAGTTTTGCGAAGTTATCGTACCGCTTCAACGTTCTAAGGTCAAAGGCTATGTGATAAATAAATGCGAAAAACCAGAGTTTAAAACCCTAGCTATACAGCAAGTTACTGGCGAATTTTTACTACCCCATCAAATAGAGCTTGCTAAATTTATCAGCTATTATTACACAGCACCCATAGCGATTTCACTAGGACTTTTTGAGCCGACAAATGGCTCTTTGGCTCTAGAATTAACACAAAAAAGCATAATAACTCCAACACTAAGCCAAAATCAAAACGAAGCTTTTAAATTTATAAAAGCACACAACTCAAGCCTACTTTTTGGCGATACTGGCAGCGGAAAGAGTGAAATTTATATCTCAGTCATAGCAGAGGCGATAAAAGATAAAAAAACGGCACTATTTTTAATGCCAGAAATCTCCCTCACACCACAAATGAGCAAAAGGCTAAAGGCGCATTTTGGAGATAGCGTGGCGATATGGCACAGTAAAGTAAGTCCAAAAAATAAGCAAAAAATTCTAAAAGGCATACAAAGTGGCGAGATAGCATTAGTGGCTGGGGCTAGATCTGCGCTGTTTTTACCCATGCCAAATCTTGGGCTAATAATAGTTGATGAGGAGCATGACGATAGCTACAAAAGCGCCACCGCCCGCCCACACTACAATGCACGCGATCTAGCCCTATACCTAAGCCAAAAGCAGGACATACAGGTAGTGCTAGGCTCTGCTACACCGAGTATAACAAGCGCAGCAAAATTACCTACCTTTAGGCTAAAAGGCACGTATCACAAAAGCGAAAAAAGTTATATTTTTGACGATAGCGAAACTGGATTAAGCCAGGCTTTGCTAGGCGAAATAGCAAAAAGTCTAGCCCAAAAAAGACAGGTCATTATATGCGTGCCGACTAGAGCAAATTTTAAATATCTCATATGCAAGTCCTGCTCAAACACTATAAAATGCCCATTTTGCGCAGTTGGCATGAGTCTTTATAAAAACACAAACAAGCTAAAATGCCAGTATTGCGGATACACGGAGGCTAAGCCAACAACATGCAGTGCGTGTGGCTCTAATATGATAGAGGCAAAAAAAATAGGTACTGAGGAGATAATGCAAAGGCTAAAAGAGCAGTTTGCAGGCGCAAGGATAGCAAAATTTGACCGAGACGAAATAACCACGCAAAAAAAGCTAGAAAGCGCACTAAAAGACTTTAACGAACACAAAATCGACATTTTAGTCGGCACGCAAATGCTAAGCAAGGGACATGATTATCACAACGTCGACCTAGCCGTCATCGCTGGCATAGATGAGCTACTTAACTACCCTGATTTTAGAGCCAGAGAGCGCACTCTGGCACTTGCTATGCAAGTAGCTGGCAGGGCTGGCAGGGCTGGGCAGGGGCGCGTAGTGGTGCAGACTAGACAGCCTGAGTTTTTTGCTAGCTACATTAACGATTATGATAAATTTATAGCCGATGAGACAATTTTTAGAAACCCATTATATCCCCCGTTTGCTAGGCTTTTACGCATAATTATCACTCATAAAGATAGCTCCTTAGCCGAAAATATCATGCTAGAGTGCGTAAAAACCACTAAAGCCTATGAGGACATAGAGCTAATCGGATACGGAAAATGCGCGATAGAGTATATAGGTGGCATTTATCGCTTTGAAATTTTACTTAGAGCGAGCTCTCATCAAAGCCTTTTAAGCCTAGCAAGAGGGTGCGACAAGCCAAATATAGACATTGATATTGATCCAATAAACTTCTCCTAA
- the ispG gene encoding flavodoxin-dependent (E)-4-hydroxy-3-methylbut-2-enyl-diphosphate synthase, with protein MQRYPTKQIKIRDVKIGGDAPISVQSMTFSKTKDIAGTLEQINRLYFAGADIVRCAVFDKEDAAALKEIVKSSPLPVVADIHFNYRYALIVAEYVDAVRINPGNIGSKERIKAVVQACQERDIPIRIGVNSGSLEEQFERKYGRSVEAMVQSGLYNIGLLEDFGFENIKISLKSSDVARTMAAYRALRPLTPYPFHLGVTEAGTSFHATIKSAIALGGLLLEGIGDTMRVSITGELEEEIKVAKAILKDSGRQKEGLNIISCPTCGRLQANLMQAVKIVEEKTKHIKEPLNVSVMGCVVNAIGEAKGADVAIAFGKGNGLVMRRGEIVARLPESELVERFLLEVDDEIKSREAK; from the coding sequence GTGCAAAGATACCCAACCAAACAGATAAAAATTCGCGATGTAAAAATAGGCGGCGACGCCCCCATATCAGTGCAATCAATGACATTTTCAAAGACAAAGGACATAGCTGGCACGCTAGAGCAGATCAACAGGCTTTATTTTGCTGGGGCTGACATCGTCCGCTGTGCCGTCTTTGACAAAGAGGACGCTGCGGCGCTAAAAGAGATAGTAAAATCCAGCCCCCTGCCAGTCGTAGCGGACATTCACTTTAACTATCGCTACGCACTCATAGTCGCCGAGTATGTCGATGCGGTGCGGATAAATCCAGGCAACATCGGCTCAAAAGAACGCATAAAAGCCGTGGTGCAGGCGTGTCAGGAGCGGGACATCCCCATACGCATAGGGGTAAATTCAGGCTCGCTTGAGGAGCAGTTTGAGCGAAAATACGGCAGGAGCGTCGAAGCTATGGTGCAAAGCGGACTATATAACATAGGCTTGCTTGAGGATTTTGGCTTTGAAAATATCAAAATCTCGCTTAAATCAAGCGACGTGGCTCGCACGATGGCGGCATATCGTGCTCTGCGTCCGCTCACGCCATATCCCTTTCACCTAGGCGTTACCGAGGCTGGGACTAGCTTTCACGCTACGATTAAATCCGCAATCGCGCTTGGCGGGCTTTTGCTTGAAGGCATAGGCGATACGATGCGAGTGAGCATCACAGGCGAGCTAGAAGAGGAGATAAAAGTCGCCAAAGCCATACTAAAAGATAGCGGGCGGCAAAAAGAGGGGCTAAATATCATCTCCTGCCCGACCTGCGGGCGACTGCAGGCAAATTTAATGCAGGCAGTAAAAATCGTCGAAGAAAAGACAAAGCACATAAAAGAGCCGCTAAATGTAAGCGTAATGGGCTGCGTGGTAAATGCCATAGGCGAAGCAAAGGGCGCTGATGTGGCTATTGCCTTTGGCAAAGGAAACGGGCTAGTGATGCGTCGTGGCGAAATCGTAGCAAGGCTGCCAGAGAG